Genomic segment of Alcanivorax borkumensis SK2:
GCTAGCGAGTCATCATGTCGCCACAGAATCCGGACGCCTTGCCCCACACCGCCGCCGACTCCGTAGGGTTGGTCGAGCCACAGGTGCATCACTTCGACACCCCGTTGGAGCTGGAGTGTGGGCGCACGCTGCCCACCTATGACCTGATTTACGAAACCTATGGCACCCTCAACAGCGACGCATCCAACGCAGTGCTGATCTGCCATGCCTTGTCCGGCCATCATCACGCGGCGGGCTATCATCGGGCAGACGACAAGCGCCCGGGCTGGTGGGATACCTGTATCGGCCCCGGTAAAGTCATCGATACCAACCGCTTCTTCGTCGTCAGCCTGAATAACCTTGGCGGCTGCCACGGCTCCACCGGCCCCGCCTCCATCAACCCGGAAAGCGGCCAGCCCTGGGGCCCCGATTTTCCCATGATGACAGTGAAAGACTGGGTGAACAGCCAGGCCCGCCTCGCCGATGTGCTAGGCATTCAACGCTGGGCGGCAGTGATTGGCGGCAGCATGGGCGGCATGCAGGCGCTGCAGTGGTCCATCGATTACCCAGAACGGCTCAGCCATGCGGTAGTGATCGCCGCCGCGCCCAAATTGTCGGCCCAAAACATTGCCTTCAACGAAGTGGCGCGACAATCCATTCTGACCGACCCGAATTTCTACGGTGGGCGTTATTACCTGCACGATACCTACCCTCGGCAAGGGCTGATTCTGGCGCGTATGGTAGGCCACATCACCTACCTGAGTGACGACGCCATGCGCATGAAGTTCGGCCGCGACCTGCGCGCCGGGCGCTTCCATTTCGGCTTCGACGTGGAATTTCAGGTCGAATCCTACTTGCGCCATCAGGGCGAAGTCTTTTCTCGCAACTTCGACGCCAACACCTACTTGCTGATGACCAAAGCATTGGATTATTTCGATCCAGCTCGGGAATTCGACCATTCGCTGGAGCAGGCTTTAAGCAAGCCCACCTGTAATTTTCTGGTGATGTCATTCACCTCCGACTGGCGTTTTGCCCCAGAGCGCAGCCGAGAAATCGTCAACGGCTTAGTCCACGCCGGTCGTAATGTGAGCTACGCCGAGATCGATACGCCCAAGGGCCACGACGCCTTTTTGCTGGATATTCCCGAGTACATAAAGCTGTTCGGTGCCTACATGCACAGGGTTGCCAACGAGACAGAGAATAAATCGCAAGCTGTAGAGGCCGCCCCCCATGCGTGATGACCTTCAACTAATCAGCGACTGGATCCCGCACAATGCCACCCTGCTGGATCTAGGCTGCGGCGACGGCACTCTGCTAGCGCATTTGAAAACACACAAAAAAACCGCCGGCTACGGCCTGGAAATCAACCAAGACAACTTGGCGGCCTGCTTTGAAAAAGGCGTCAATGTTCTAGAGCAGGATCTCGACAGCGGCTTGGGTAACTTCCAGAATCACCGTTTCGATTACGTGATCATGACCCAGGCGTTGCAAGCGGTTCTACGCCCGGACCAAATTCTCAACGAAATGATCCGCGTTGGCCGCGAAGCCATTATCACCTTCCCCAACTTCGGCCACTGGAAGGTCCGCGCTTACCTGGGCCTGAAAGGGCGCATGCCCGTATCATCCGCGCTGCCCCACGAGTGGTACAACACCCCGAACATCCACCTGTGCACCGTGCGGGATTTTGAAACCCACTGCCGAAAACAAGGCATTCGGATCCTTGAACGCCAGGTCATTAACCGTAATCACCGCACCAGCGTGCTCAGCAAATGGTGGCCCAACCTGTTCGGCGAAATCGCCATTTACCGGGTGAAGGGATAAAGCGATACACGCTGGACGGGGAAAAGTCGGGTTCTCGTAACCTTCAGAATATTTGATTTTTGCTACTCGCCGGCGCGACGAAGAGTTGAAGCGTTTAATACAACGCTTCTCATATTGCCGCTTGTAGCACGCACCTAACCGACGTCAGGAACCCCCAATGGAAAAACTCGTTCTCGCCTCCGGCAACGCAAAAAAACTCGCTGAAATGCAGCGCCTATTGGCACCACTCAACATTGAAGTCGTTGCCCAGAGTGAATTTTGCGTACCGGAAGCCGATGAAACCGGCAGTACCTTTGTGGAAAACGCCATTATCAAAGCTCGCAATGCCTGCAAGCACACCGGGCTACCCGCCATCGCCGATGATTCCGGACTGGAGGTCAGCGCCCTGAACGGTAGCCCTGGCATTTTTTCAGCACGCTTTTCTGGGGTCGGTGCCACTGACGCCAAGAACAATGCTCTGCTGGTAGAAATGCTAGCGGAAATCCCAGAAGACGCGCGCCAGGCCCGCTACGTGGCACTGCTTGTTCTGATGCGCCACGAAGACGACGCCACCCCACTAATCTGCCAAGGTAGCTGGAACGGACGCATTGTGCTGGAGCCCCAAGGTGACCAAGGCTTTGGCTATGATCCACACTTTTTCGTGGAAGAAAAAGGCTGCACCGCCGCACAATTACCCGCGGATGAGAAAAACGCCATCAGCCACCGGGGCAAAGCTATGGCCACCTTAATCAAGGCGCTGAAAGAGTAAATACCGCGAGCCGTTAGCGTTCTCCGGGCTCATTCAGGCCCATGCTAGCAAACGTTATGCAGGACCGGAAAAGGTGTGGGCGACAGCGGCGGTGATCTCAGCTCGGATAATGGGTTACTTCTGCGCCCTGGCTAACCAGCGGTCCAGCGCATTGGCAAAGCGCCCCTTGTCCTGGTTTGAATAGCTTGCCGGGCCACCGGTTTGCATCCCAGCGGACCGCATTTCCTCCATGAAATCACGCATATTCAGGCGCTCACGCACAGTATCCTTATCCAACCAGTGACCTCGGGGCGTTACCGCCTCTGCACCCTTTTCCACAACTTCGGCCGCCAGTGGAATATCCTGCGTGACTACCAAATCCCCCGGCTCACAGCGCTGCACGATTTCGTTATCCGCCACATCAAAACCCTGCCCGACCTGAATAGAGCGGATTAACGGCGTACGCGGTACCGCTATATGCTGGTTAGCCACCAGCGTGCAAGGAATTTGCGCTCGTTGCGCAGCGCGAAATAACACCTCTTTCACCGGGCGTGGACAAGCGTCTGCATCGACCCAAATATGCACAATAAAATCCCATCGATCACTAAAAAATGGAGCATGATTAACAGCACGAATACGATAGTCTCGTTTCGTTATCACTTAGCCGCGCGCCATTATCCATTTAATTGCTAACATGGCCTACTCATTCTCTGGCCGCCTGCTTTTTATGCCCCTCAAAAACCCGCCCCTCTCACTCTACATCCACACCCCTTGGTGTGTGCGCAAATGCCCCTATTGCGACTTTAACTCCCATGAGCGCGGCGAGATTCCTGAGGCGGCCTACCTGCAAGCCCTGCTCACCGACCTAGAACAGGACCTGCCCCTGATCGGCGAGCGCACGGTAGAAACCGTGTTCATCGGCGGGGGCACACCAAGCCTTCTATCCGCTGATTTTTACCAGCAGCTTTTCCACGGCATTCGGCAAAGGCTGGCCCTGCACCCAAACGTGGAAATCACCCTCGAGGCCAACCCCGGCACCCTGGAAAATGGCCGCTTCCAAGGCTTTCGTGAGGCAGGCATCAACCGCCTATCCATCGGTGCCCAGAGCTTCAACAATGCCCATTTGCAAGCATTGGGGCGCATCCACAATGCCAGCGCCGCCATTAACGCCGCTCACCAAGCGCGGGAGGCCGGCTTCGACAATTTCAATCTGGATATCATGCATGCGCTGCCCGGCCAGACCCATGCACAGGCCCTAGACGACCTACAACAGGCCATCGCACTGCAGCCCACTCACCTAAGCTGGTACGAACTCACCATCGAGCCCAACACCGTTTTCTACCGCTCGCCACCGGTTCAACCAGACAGCGACACCATGGCTGACACCGAGCAGGCAGGCTTCGCCTTACTGGCAGAGCACGGCTACCTGCGTTATGAAATCTCCGCCTTCGCGCAACCTGGGCGCCCCTGCCGACATAACCTCAATTACTGGCAGTTCGGTGACTATCTCGGCATCGGGGCCGGCGCCCACGGCAAAATCACTGCCGCCGCCCAGGGTGACGTGCATCGCTACCAGAAAACCCGAAAACCCGAAGACTACCTGGCAGACGCGGCCCATGCTCGCCGCCAGCACCAGCCCATTGCCCGCGAAGACCGTCTGTTCGAAGCCCTGCTCAATGGCCTACGCTTAACCCATGGCCTCTGCTGGCAAACACTGGAAGACGCGACCGGAGAGCCTGTTGCACAGTGGCGGCACCAATTAACGCCATTCGAACAGCAGGGATTGCTGACCCTCACAGACCAACGGCTGGCCTGTACCGATAATGGCTTACGCCACCTAAACGGATTGCTGGAAAAGTTAGCCGCTGTGCTTTTATAAACAGCGCGCCTGCCTGTACGCTGAGAAAAGCGCTTGAACCCTATAGCAAGGCTATTCAAACTGAATGGTGGGATAACACAAGACAATGACTATGACAAAAGCACGCAGCGGGCGCGAACAAGCGCTGGCAGAAAGAGAACAGCTTTTTATTGAAGCAACCCGGCAACAGCTGTGCGATAAAGGCCTGCTGGGGGTACAGATGGCGGCCATTGCCCGCAGCTGTAATTTTGCCACCGGCACGCTTTACCATCACTTCGCGTCCAAAGAAGATCTGCTCATTGCCGTCTGCACCGAGCTAACCACCACGCGACGGGCCTACTTCGAGAAAGTTGCCCATTCCGACCTTTCCAACCGCGATAAAATGATGGGGTTTGCCGTAGCGTACTCACTGTTTGCTCAGCATTACCCCGAACATTTCCGGCTCGAACAATACATCATGACAGAAGTGGTCTGGTTGGCGTCGTCAGCTAGCCGCCGCGAACAGTTCCTGGCCGCCACCCAGCCCATCGGCAGAATGGTAGAGCAGGTCGTTCGTGATGCCATTGCCAGCAACGAACTGGAAGACCACGGCCAAGATCCGCTCACGTTCAGCATCGGCCAGTGGTCCATGTCCATGGGCATGCATACCCTGATCCACGCCGACGGCATCCTGGATATGTACGACCTTAAAGACCCACACCGTCTACTATTGCGTAACGTCCAGCTGCACCTCAGTGCCATGCAGTGGCAGCCACTTGACGACCAGCCCTTTGACGACGCCGCACTAAACAGCAAAGTGGCTTACCTCTGCGACTACCTGTTCGCTGACGTATGTAGGGAAAAAGGCAGCAGCCTGACACTTGGCAGCGCCTGAGCCCAAACAACAACGGGCCCATCAGCCACAAAAAAGCCCCGTGCTACGGGGCTTTTGCTTTAAGGCACTAGCTTAAGGCTCTAGCATAGCCCAGGCCTTAGCCTTTCGCGATACGAACATCGGCAATGGGCAGGAAACTACTGAGCGTTGGCCACCGCGCCCTGCTCCTGCTTGGCGTTGTTGCGCATCTCTTTTTCCGCTTTCAGGCTTTCGTGCTGAGCCGGCGTACAGCCCAAACAACGGACGAAAGTATTCTTTCCAGGGTTCATCACCAGCACTTCCGCCGCCTCCCCTGGGTTCCCCCCCAGCAGGCTGAACGGCAGCGTAACCACGTACAGGCCCGCGCCCACCACCGTGGAAGCCAACAGCAACGGACGCGCAAAAATCGCATCGCCGATCATTGCTATCTCTCCCGGACGATCCAGCTTAGATTCCGCCGCCTGTGCCGTAATAGGCACCATGGCAGCAAACAGCATGGCGGAGGCGAGTACAGATGCCGCAACCGGGCGCTTTGCTCGCTTCATGGTGGGTCCCTCTTGTTTTTTTATAGTTGAACCTGAAATCACCGTTTCAAGTTAAAGTATCGCTGACATTGTTTCAGCTAAGCCTTTAATATTCCGACAATTGCATCACAATCTACACCCTTGTTCTTAGGCCAGCAATAGTGCAAAAAAGCAAAGCCTGATCAACCCCGTCGCAACGCATTTCCCGCCCACACCACTTGCTGTCCCATCCGGTAATCGATTTCCTTCCCCTTCACCGCTGGCATTGTGGGCAATAAGCCGTGCTCCGCTGGCCATGACGATCCGCCTTCAATATGGCGTCGCATTGCACGCAAGGCTGGCCCGCACGGCCATACACATTGAGGGACTGAGCAAAATACCCTGGCTGACCATCCGCCCGGGTGAAATCCTTCAGCGTGGTGCCGCCCGCCTCAATCGCCTGGGCCAGCACCCGCTTAATTGCCTCTGCCAGTGCCTGATAACGCGCCAGGGAAATGCGGCCCGCCGCCCGGGAGGGGTGGATACCCGCCATAAAGAGGCTTTCCTGAGCGTAAATATTGCCCACTCCCACCACCGTGGCGTTATCCATAATAAAGCTTTTCACTGCCACCTTTCGGCCACGAGAGCGAGCAAACAACCACTGGCCATTAAAACTATCGCTGAGCGGTTCCGGCCCCAGCGACTGCAGCAGGCTGTGCGGCTGGTCACCGCCCTGGAACAACACAGAGCCAAAGCGGCGCGGGTCGTTAAAACGCAGCACCTTGCCACTATCGAGCAACAAATCCACATGGTCGTGCTTGCGTAATGGCAGGTCCATATCCACCACCCGCAAAGTGCCGGACATCCCCAGATGAATGAGCAGCTGCCCATGCTCCAGCTCAATCAGCAGATATTTGGCCCGCCGACGCAACGCCACCACCGGGCAGTCACGCAGCGCATAAATCGCCTCACTCACCGGCCAGCGCAACCGCGGTTCGCGCACCGTTACCGATTTCAAAATCCGCCCCTGTAAATGCGGGCGAATGCCACGCAGGGTGGTTTCCACTTCAGGTAATTCAGGCATAGGAAAGTCAGTTCGTGATTGATAATGGACAATTGAACAGCTAAAAACTCATTGCGCGGTCCCGAAGAGCGCGCTGGCGCTAGCTATGTTACCTTGCTGCCAGTTTTTTTGTCTTTCGCTGTCACCGTTCAACAGATAACTGCCCACTACTATGTCCGTCTCTTACTGGCTCGGCGTCGATACCGGCGGCACCTTTACTGACTTTGTTCTGCTAGGCGATGGCGAACCACGCATCCACAAGGTGCTGTCCACGCCCGCGTCCCCGGAACAAGCCATCCTGCAAGGCATTCAGGAGCTGGGCCTGAGTGATGCAATGGCCAGTGGGCAACTGGCCATTGTGCACGGCACCACCGTGGCCACCAACGCCGCCCTCGAAGGCAAGGGCGCTCGCACCTTATTGATTACCAATAACGGGCTGGAGGACATCCTCCGCATTGGCCGCCAAAACCGTCCAGAGCTCTATAATCTTACCCCGGCGAGTAACGCCTCGGCGGTGAGCCAGGTGCCCACCCTGGGCTGCCCGGCACGGCTCGATGCTGCTGGTAACACCGTTACCGCGCTCACCGATAACGATATTGCCATCATACTGGCGGCGGTCCGTGAAATCGCTCCGGAGTCCATCGCCCTGTGCCTGCTGTTCAGCTACCTGAACCCGGAGCACGAACAGCGGCTCAGCCAGGCTCTGCTCAGTGCCGGCTTTGCAGTGAGCCCCTCGCACCAAATCTTACCTACTCGAGGCGAATACGAACGGGGCATGGCCACCTGGCTAAATGCTTGGCTCGCGCCGCGAGTGGCGGATTACCTGCAACGCCTACAGCAGGCCACCAGCCCCGCTCCATTGGCCATCATGCAATCCCACGGTGGCACCATTGCTTCCCAACAAGCCGCGAACCAAGCCGTCAATCTCCTATTGTCTGGGCCCGCCGGTGGGCTGGCCGCCGCTCAGCGGCTAGGGCAACAACTGCAGCAGCCACACTTGATGACTTTCGACATGGGCGGCACCTCCACTGATGTTGCCTTGCTCGACGGGGATATCCGCCTAACCCAGCAGGGCCGCATCGGTCCTTATCCCGTGGCCGTGCCCATGGTAGACATGCACACCATCGGTGCCGGAGGTGGCTCGCTAGCCTATGTGGATGAGGCTGGGCTACTGCACGTGGGGCCACACTCAGCCGGCGCCGATCCCGGCCCCGCGTGCTACGGCAACGGCGGCCAACACGTCACAGTAACCGATGCCAATGTAGTACTGGGCCGGCTGCAACCAGACTTCGCCCTGGGGGGCTCACTAACGCTGGATGTGGCTTGCGCTGAGCAGGCCATGGACCGGTTAGCCGTAGCCCTCAACCTGACACGTCAGCAAACCGCTGAAGGAGTACTGGCGCTAGCCAACGAACACATGACCCAAGCCCTGCGGGTGATCTCCATCCAGAAGGGCTTCGATCCCGCTGACTTCGCGCTAATGAGCTTTGGCGGCGCCGGGGGACTGCACGTCTGTGCGCTGGCCGACAACCTGGGCATGCCACGGGCCATTGTCCCGCAGCGGGCCGGCGTGCTGTCTGCCGAAGGGCTGGTATATGCCCCCCGTAAACGGGAAATATTGCAGGCGCTGCCAGAATCCGCCGACGAAGACTCCCTGCGTGCACTCATCGTCCAGCTGCAACAGCAAGGCTCAAATGAACTTATCGCGGAAGGCGTTAGCGCAGACCGCATCCAGCACCGGGTATTTGTAGATATGTGCTATCAAGGCCAGTCCTCAGTGCTACAAATTGATTGGCACGAAGAACCGGCAGACCGGGTAAGCCGCTTCCATGCGGCTCACCAGCAACGTTTTGGCCACCGGTTAGGGCTACCAGTACAGCAGGTTAACCTACGCATTCAAAGCCAGGCTTTGGCTACCCCGCCCACGCTGCCCGACGGCCACACTCAAACCGCCAACCCCGAACGCCAAGCGACGCTGCCGGGTATCCGCACCGCGGTGGCCGTGTTCAGCCGCGAAACACTGGGTGTAGGTCAACGCCTCACCGGCCCGGCCCTGATTTACGAAGCAGTGGGCACCACCTGGCTGGAAACGGGCTGGACCGCGACGGTAAACCCGCAAGGGCACCTGTTGTTACAGCGCGACGCCTAGCGGGCCGCCCAGCCATCAGCCCATCGCCCCCTTTGGGCCCCTGATTGACCGTAAAGTCCGAATTTGACCTGCTTCGTGTCTTCTATCTGCCATCACCGGTAGGGCACAATAGAGGCTCTATCTTTTTATTGTGCGACATCTATGCTGAATTATTTGAGTGAGGGCCTACTGGCTCCGAGCCTCGGCGCCTTGGTGCTAATCACCTTGGCCATGACCCACGTGACCATTGTCAGTGTCACCGTGTACCTGCACCGCTATTCCGCGCACCGCGCGCTGGACATGCACCCGGTGCTCAAACATTTTTTCCGTTTCTGGCTGTGGCTCACCACCGCCCAGAACACCCTAGAGTGGACCGCCATCCACCGCAAACACCACGCTAAGTGCGAGACTGAAGAAGACCCCCACAGCCCGGTAGTTAAAGGCATCCGCAAGGTACTAAGCGAAGGGGCAGAACTGTACCGCGAAGAAGCAGAAAATAAAGAAACCCTGAAAAAATACGGCGCCGGCTGCCCTGATGATTGGGTCGAACGCAACGTCTATTCTCGGTTCCCCATGGCCGGCATTACCTTAATGGCCGTTATTGATCTGCTATTGTTTGGCGTCATCGGCATTACCGTATGGGCCGTACAAATGATCTGGATTCCACTGTTCGCCGCCGGCATCATCAATGGCCTAGGGCACTACTGGGGTTACCGGAACTTCGAATGCGCCGATGCATCACGCAACATTTCGCCTTGGGGCATTCTGATTGGCGGCGAAGAGCTGCATAACAATCATCACACCTATCCAAACTCCGCCAAGTTATCTGTGCGTCGTTTCGAATTCGATGCCGGCTGGGCTTGGATTCGCCTGTTCGAAATAGTGGGCCTAGCCAAGGTGAAGAAAGTGGCACCTAAACCCACCCTGGCAAAAAACGCTCGCGGAATCGACGTGGACGCCCTACGCGGCGTCATGCAGCACCGCTTCCAAGTTATGCGGCATTACCGCAAAGCCGTGATTACCCCCGTTTTCAAGCAGGAACAAGCCCGCGCCTGTGACGCCACCCGTGAATTTTACGCCCGCGCCAAAGCCTTACTGCATCAGGATTTGACCCTAATCAAACCGAATCAAGAGCTACGCCTCAAAAAGCTCACGGAAAATAACGAGACGCTAGAAGCTATTTACCAATTCCGTTTGCGCCTGCAAGACATCTGGTCACAGACCAGCCGTAGCTCCACGGAAATGGTAGAAGCACTAGAAAAGTGGTGCCATGACGCCCGCCAATCCGGCATTGATGCACTTCAAGAGTTCGCCGACCGGCTTCCTCATTACCGCCCCGCTACCGCCTGATCATTTGGCAAAGCGACAAATCACCTCACCGGCTGCTAAAAACAGCCGGTGAGGTTTGGCGTGTAACTCTACACGGGCTTTGAAGTAGCACAGCCGGGCAGTATTCAAGGAGCAGTTTATCGCGCCTACCCAAGGGATAGGGATATAGCCTTTATTTCCCCAACCGCAGATAAGAAATAAAAGCACTCTCAGCAACCCAT
This window contains:
- a CDS encoding hydantoinase/oxoprolinase family protein, translating into MSVSYWLGVDTGGTFTDFVLLGDGEPRIHKVLSTPASPEQAILQGIQELGLSDAMASGQLAIVHGTTVATNAALEGKGARTLLITNNGLEDILRIGRQNRPELYNLTPASNASAVSQVPTLGCPARLDAAGNTVTALTDNDIAIILAAVREIAPESIALCLLFSYLNPEHEQRLSQALLSAGFAVSPSHQILPTRGEYERGMATWLNAWLAPRVADYLQRLQQATSPAPLAIMQSHGGTIASQQAANQAVNLLLSGPAGGLAAAQRLGQQLQQPHLMTFDMGGTSTDVALLDGDIRLTQQGRIGPYPVAVPMVDMHTIGAGGGSLAYVDEAGLLHVGPHSAGADPGPACYGNGGQHVTVTDANVVLGRLQPDFALGGSLTLDVACAEQAMDRLAVALNLTRQQTAEGVLALANEHMTQALRVISIQKGFDPADFALMSFGGAGGLHVCALADNLGMPRAIVPQRAGVLSAEGLVYAPRKREILQALPESADEDSLRALIVQLQQQGSNELIAEGVSADRIQHRVFVDMCYQGQSSVLQIDWHEEPADRVSRFHAAHQQRFGHRLGLPVQQVNLRIQSQALATPPTLPDGHTQTANPERQATLPGIRTAVAVFSRETLGVGQRLTGPALIYEAVGTTWLETGWTATVNPQGHLLLQRDA
- a CDS encoding DesA family fatty acid desaturase, giving the protein MLNYLSEGLLAPSLGALVLITLAMTHVTIVSVTVYLHRYSAHRALDMHPVLKHFFRFWLWLTTAQNTLEWTAIHRKHHAKCETEEDPHSPVVKGIRKVLSEGAELYREEAENKETLKKYGAGCPDDWVERNVYSRFPMAGITLMAVIDLLLFGVIGITVWAVQMIWIPLFAAGIINGLGHYWGYRNFECADASRNISPWGILIGGEELHNNHHTYPNSAKLSVRRFEFDAGWAWIRLFEIVGLAKVKKVAPKPTLAKNARGIDVDALRGVMQHRFQVMRHYRKAVITPVFKQEQARACDATREFYARAKALLHQDLTLIKPNQELRLKKLTENNETLEAIYQFRLRLQDIWSQTSRSSTEMVEALEKWCHDARQSGIDALQEFADRLPHYRPATA
- a CDS encoding homoserine O-succinyltransferase MetX; its protein translation is MSPQNPDALPHTAADSVGLVEPQVHHFDTPLELECGRTLPTYDLIYETYGTLNSDASNAVLICHALSGHHHAAGYHRADDKRPGWWDTCIGPGKVIDTNRFFVVSLNNLGGCHGSTGPASINPESGQPWGPDFPMMTVKDWVNSQARLADVLGIQRWAAVIGGSMGGMQALQWSIDYPERLSHAVVIAAAPKLSAQNIAFNEVARQSILTDPNFYGGRYYLHDTYPRQGLILARMVGHITYLSDDAMRMKFGRDLRAGRFHFGFDVEFQVESYLRHQGEVFSRNFDANTYLLMTKALDYFDPAREFDHSLEQALSKPTCNFLVMSFTSDWRFAPERSREIVNGLVHAGRNVSYAEIDTPKGHDAFLLDIPEYIKLFGAYMHRVANETENKSQAVEAAPHA
- the hemW gene encoding radical SAM family heme chaperone HemW; protein product: MPLKNPPLSLYIHTPWCVRKCPYCDFNSHERGEIPEAAYLQALLTDLEQDLPLIGERTVETVFIGGGTPSLLSADFYQQLFHGIRQRLALHPNVEITLEANPGTLENGRFQGFREAGINRLSIGAQSFNNAHLQALGRIHNASAAINAAHQAREAGFDNFNLDIMHALPGQTHAQALDDLQQAIALQPTHLSWYELTIEPNTVFYRSPPVQPDSDTMADTEQAGFALLAEHGYLRYEISAFAQPGRPCRHNLNYWQFGDYLGIGAGAHGKITAAAQGDVHRYQKTRKPEDYLADAAHARRQHQPIAREDRLFEALLNGLRLTHGLCWQTLEDATGEPVAQWRHQLTPFEQQGLLTLTDQRLACTDNGLRHLNGLLEKLAAVLL
- a CDS encoding YaiI/YqxD family protein — its product is MVHIWVDADACPRPVKEVLFRAAQRAQIPCTLVANQHIAVPRTPLIRSIQVGQGFDVADNEIVQRCEPGDLVVTQDIPLAAEVVEKGAEAVTPRGHWLDKDTVRERLNMRDFMEEMRSAGMQTGGPASYSNQDKGRFANALDRWLARAQK
- the rdgB gene encoding RdgB/HAM1 family non-canonical purine NTP pyrophosphatase — encoded protein: MEKLVLASGNAKKLAEMQRLLAPLNIEVVAQSEFCVPEADETGSTFVENAIIKARNACKHTGLPAIADDSGLEVSALNGSPGIFSARFSGVGATDAKNNALLVEMLAEIPEDARQARYVALLVLMRHEDDATPLICQGSWNGRIVLEPQGDQGFGYDPHFFVEEKGCTAAQLPADEKNAISHRGKAMATLIKALKE
- the mutM gene encoding bifunctional DNA-formamidopyrimidine glycosylase/DNA-(apurinic or apyrimidinic site) lyase, with protein sequence MPELPEVETTLRGIRPHLQGRILKSVTVREPRLRWPVSEAIYALRDCPVVALRRRAKYLLIELEHGQLLIHLGMSGTLRVVDMDLPLRKHDHVDLLLDSGKVLRFNDPRRFGSVLFQGGDQPHSLLQSLGPEPLSDSFNGQWLFARSRGRKVAVKSFIMDNATVVGVGNIYAQESLFMAGIHPSRAAGRISLARYQALAEAIKRVLAQAIEAGGTTLKDFTRADGQPGYFAQSLNVYGRAGQPCVQCDAILKADRHGQRSTAYCPQCQR
- the metW gene encoding methionine biosynthesis protein MetW, which produces MRDDLQLISDWIPHNATLLDLGCGDGTLLAHLKTHKKTAGYGLEINQDNLAACFEKGVNVLEQDLDSGLGNFQNHRFDYVIMTQALQAVLRPDQILNEMIRVGREAIITFPNFGHWKVRAYLGLKGRMPVSSALPHEWYNTPNIHLCTVRDFETHCRKQGIRILERQVINRNHRTSVLSKWWPNLFGEIAIYRVKG
- a CDS encoding TetR/AcrR family transcriptional regulator: MTKARSGREQALAEREQLFIEATRQQLCDKGLLGVQMAAIARSCNFATGTLYHHFASKEDLLIAVCTELTTTRRAYFEKVAHSDLSNRDKMMGFAVAYSLFAQHYPEHFRLEQYIMTEVVWLASSASRREQFLAATQPIGRMVEQVVRDAIASNELEDHGQDPLTFSIGQWSMSMGMHTLIHADGILDMYDLKDPHRLLLRNVQLHLSAMQWQPLDDQPFDDAALNSKVAYLCDYLFADVCREKGSSLTLGSA